GACTCAGGACGAAACACGTGTGACGGCACGGAGGTGACCCATGGCTGAATCCATTCGAGAGACAACCGTGCAGTACCAGAGTGGAAAAGTGGGAATGAAGGCGTTCGTAGCGGCACCACAGACCAAAGAAAAACGGCCGACCATTATCATCGTCCAGGAATGGTGGGGCCTCACGGACCATATGAAGGATATCGCGAGGCGGTATGCGGGGGAAGGCTATGTGGCCATCGCTCCGGACCTGTATTCCCGCCTGGGACATGCGCTGACGACCGATGCCGGAGAAGCCGGGAAATTGATGAACACGTTGAAGCAGGAAGACGGGCTGGCCGATCTGAATGCGACGGTGGCCTATTTGAAATCGGTTCCGGAAGTTGATGCAACCAAGATCGGCATCACGGGGTTCTGTATGGGGGGTTCCTATGCACTCATGCTGCCCTGCATCAATGCGGAGATCAAAGCAGCGGTGCCGTTCTACGGCCAAGTCCCGAATCCCGATATCCCGATTCAGAAGCTGGCCTGCCCGGTTCTCTATATTTATGGCGAGGATGACGGCTGGATCACCAAGGCCGATGTGCAGCGACTGGCGGCGGCATTGAAGAAGTACGGCAAGGCCGGGGAGATCAAGACGTATCCTGGTGCCCCGCACGCCTTCTTCCGAGATACGGACCCATCTGTCTATCGGCCGGATGCAGCGAAGGATGCATGGGGCAGGACAAAGGCATTCTTCAAGCAACATCTCAGCTGATGAACATGACCTCCGGCTTCGTGCTCTGTCGTTTGTCTTCCCACTCGGCCTTGCCGGAAGGTCATCTTGATCAGCCCATCGAATTGTAGCAACACGGGAAAAATTTATCATGCCGCTTGATGCCGAACTCGGACAGAAAATGCTGCAGCTGATTACGTCGCGCTACGACGATCGGCATTGGCGCAAACAGATCGAAAAGACTCTCAGCCTCCCCCAATCCGGCGTGGCTGATCCAGTGCAGCAGCAGATCTTCATGTATCTTAAGCAAGGCTTGAAAGCCTACAAATCTCGCCGAGCTGATCCCGACTCCTGGATCATCGGGGGCTATGCCACGAAAGAAGTTATCACTCGCGCAAAGTTTCAGCCGCAGCTCATTGGGCCATCCTTCAAGCAAGAGGACGTGGCATTTTTAGAAGCAGATCCAGGGGCTGACGTCACCGAAGCTTGGTGGGAAGAGATGCTGGTGCAGTGGTTCGACGTGCCGGAAGAAGAGAAGCCTGCTGAAGATTCGGAGAATGAATCGTCGGAATCAGATTCCTCCACGATGGAACAGTCGAAAGCCTGAGAAACTACACCACGCTGGCTAACCAGCCCTATGAGCCTGCCAACGAACATCACACTGTTGTTCCATCCCAAACTTAATCGAATCAGTAAAGACAAAGGGCTACGAGACGGCCTGTCCGCTGTGGCGCAGATTGCGGACACGCTCTGGGTCGCCAACGATGAGGGCACTAGTCTTGAGCGACTCGCACCCATCAAGCGCCACAAGCCCGGTATCAGGACATTCGGTCGCCATGAGCGATTTCCACTCGCGGACCTTCTTCGTCTTCCGCAGAAGGTAAAGAGTGTGAAGAATCAGCCCGAAGTGGATGTGGAAGGACTGGCCTATGCGGACGGCTATCTTTGGTTGGTAGGCTCCCATAGTCTCATTCGCCGTAAGCCGACACTCGACGATGGTCCCAAGAAGGCTCGGCAGCAGCTACAGCAGGTCCACCGGAGGGGCAACCGCTACCTGCTGGCTCGAATTCCGGTAGAGGAAACCGACGGGATACCGATGTTGGTAAAAAAGGTGACGGAGGATGGGACCAAGCGCCGGGCCGCGCAGTTGCGTGGCGACGACTGTGGGAACGACTTGACTGAGGCATTGCGCCGAGATGACCACCTGGGATCGTATCTCAGGATCCCGGGTAAGGATAATGGGTTCGATATCGAAGGCTTGGCTGTGGTGGGTACGCGACTGTTTCTTGGGCTGCGTGGACCGGTGTTACGTGGTTGGGCAGTCATTCTGGAAATAGCGGTCAAGGAGCACCCCAGGCATGCCTCTCTTCTGAAGTTAAGATCCATCGGGCCACAGGGTCGCCTGTATCGAAAACATTTCCTTCACCTTGAAGGGCTCGGTATTCGAGATCTCTGCGCACAGGGTTCCGACTTGCTGATCCTTGCGGGACCGACGATGAGTCTTGAAGGCCCCGTGCGTGTGTTTCGATGGAAGGGAGGGACTGATCAAAAAGGCGAGTCTATGGTCCCGCGCAAGGAATTGGATCACCTGCTAGATGTCCCGCATGGTCAAGATGTTGGCCATGCCGAAGGCATGACATTATTTTCGTCTAATGGTGGGCAGATTGATTCACTCATGGTGGTCTACGATTCCATCCCCAAGAAGCGCCAATCAGAGGCGTGCACCGTGACGGCAGATCTGTTTCCCTTGCCTGGGAAACCCCAAAGCCCGACGCATCTAGTTCCCTAACCGATCATACGTATGGTATCTATGCGGATACAGATCGTATCTGAATGGATACTGACGGGCCACAGGCTCCTCGCGTTGTTGATTACCAGATAACACCATTTGCGCAGATACAGCCGTACAGACAAGCTGCTCACAGCAGGCACTTTCATTGCGTACGTTTGGAACATATTGAGATGGGAGTCGTGCTCTCACGGTAGTTCTGTTACGGACGATGACGACGAATCATTTTGATGTCTTTCTGAGTTATCACTGGCGAGATCATGCGTACGTCGAGGCGCTGGCGCGTCAGTTACGCGAGCAGCAGCTCACCGTCTTTCTCGACCGCTGGTATCTCACCCCGGGACAATCCTGGCCGAAGGAATTAGAAGCAACCCTCGCACATTGTCGTGCGGTGGCCGTCTGTATCGGCCAAGGCGAGATGGGGCCGTGGCAGCAGCGGGAGCAGTATCTGGCGCTGGAGTGCCAGGTAGCCGCCGAACGTCAAGGCCAAACCTTTCCCGTTATTCCTGTGCTCCTTCCTGGCGCGGAACCGCCACTGGGATTTCTGAGTCAGCTTACATGGGTCGATTTTCGTACTCGCCTCGACGATCCAGTGTTGCTGCACGCACTGGTCAGCGCCGTTCATGGTCAGCCGCCAGGACCAGATGCCCTGGAAACGGTCCGGCAGACTTTGGCGACTATCTGTCCCTATCGCGGCTTGCTTTATTTCCGCGAGGAAGATGCGCCGTTTTTCTTTGGGCGTGAAGCGGCGATCGCGCAGCTCACCGGTGCGGTGCAGCAGCACCATCTGGTGGCGGTGGTGGGGGCGTCAGGCAGTGGCAAATCATCGGTCGTGCGAGCCGGCCTGGTACCGGAGCTGCGGAAGAGTCGCGAGCGGGTCTGGGAGGTCGCGACGCTCGTGCCGACCGATCGCCCGGTCCATGCGCTTGCGGCGGTACTCATGCCATTTCTTGAGCCGGACATGAGCGAAGTCACCCGATTGCGGGAAATGAACCAGTTAGCTGAGGACTTGCTTGGCCGGAAGACGGCTCTTCGCGATGTCGTCGACCGGGTGCTCGCCAAGCAGCCAGGCACGGATCGTCTGCTCCTCATCGCTGATCAGTGGGAGGAACTCTTCACACTCTGTAAAGATGACGCCGCCAGGCGCTGCTTCATCGACAATATCCTCGATGCCACGGCTACCACAAAGCTGAGTGTGGTGCTCACCCTACGGGGAGACTTTTTCGGTCGGGCCATCACCGATTACCGGCCTTTGTCCGACCGGGTGCAAGGTGCCCAGGTGAATCTCGGCCCGATGAAGCGGGATGAATTGCGCCTCGCCATTGAGGAGCCGGCGAAGAAAGTCAAGCTCACGTTTCAAGCAGGCCTCGTTGATCTCATGCTGGGGCAGGCGGGCGACGAACCGGGCAAGTTGCCGCTGCTGGAATTCGTGCTGCGGCGGCTGTGGGAGGACCGGCGTGGCGGTGAACTCCATCACGAGGCCTATACTGCGATGGGTCAGTTGGAGGGCGCGATTGCGCACAAGGCAGAGTCTGTCTTCGTCACGTTGAATGAGGCCGATCAGCACAAAGTCCAACAGATTTTTCTGCACCTCGTGCGCCCCGGCGAGGGCGAGGCGGACACCAGACGGCGGGCGACATTCGCGGACGTGGGAGAGGGGTTGCGCCGTATCGTGAACACCCTCGCGGACGAGCGACTCTTGGTGACCAATCGCATGGGGGACGAAGAAGAGACGGTCGAGGTTAGCCACGAAGCGCTCATCAGTCAATGGCAACGGGTGCAGACATGGCTGAATGAATACCGTGAGTTTCTACTGTGGCGGGAACGTCTCAGAGGGCATGTGAAGGACTGGCAGCATAACAAACAAGATGAAAACACGCTGCTCCGGGGCACACTGCTGGGCGAAGCGCAACGCCAGTTGACCCAGAGAGTGGGCATCCTGACCGATCAGGAACAGGGCTACATCAGGGACAGTGTGGCGGCTCACGAACGGACCGCCCAGGCAGCACGCCGGCGGGCCGAACACGAGCTTGCCCAGGCGAATCGTCTCGCGGAGGAAGCGGCCAAACGGGAAGAGGCCGAAAGGGCACGGGCCGAAGCAGCAGACCGTGCGAGACGACGACAACGGGCATTCAGCCTGGCACTGCTCATCCTCCTGCTCGTAGGCTTGTTCGAGGCCTGGCTCTGGCAGAAGGGCTATGATCTCGGTCAGGCTGCTCTCGCAACTCAATCGCTCGTGGGCAGTATCTATGTACCACCCGAGATGACACAGATTCCAGGTGGATCTTTTCAGCAAGGGGATGTCGAGAAGCTCGGCGACGTGTCGCGCAACCCGGTTCGCTCGGTCACGCTCAAGCCCTTTGCCATGGGGCAGTACGAAGTCACGTTTGACGAATACGACGGATTTGCGATCGCGACCGAACGGCGGTTGCCACAAGATCACGGCTGGGGGCGTGGCAAGCGGCCGGTCATCAATGTTTCGTGGGAGGACGCGAAGGCCTATGCTGAGTGGTTGTCCAAGCAAACCGGCAAGCACTATCGATTGCCTACCGAATCGGAATGGGAGTATGCCGCGCGCAGTGGAGCCAAGCAAGAACGATGGGCGGGAACATCTGAGGAATCTGAGCTGAGAGCCTATGCGGTCTTCGCGGAGAACTCTGGAAATCAGACGTTAGTTGTCGGCACTAAGAAGGCCAATGGTTTTAGCCTCTATGACATGAGCGGCAATATGTGGGAATGGGTCGAGGATTGTGGGTATGGAACGTATGAGGGCGCACCGAACGATGGCTCGGCTTGGTTAGAAACACATGAAGGCAATTGCCAATTGCGCGTGCTCCGTGGTGGCTCCTGGAGCGGCACGCCGGTGGACCTGCGTGCTTCCTACCGGAACTGCAGGGGCACCACCGTCTACCGGAACACCGACCTGGGCTTCCGTCTCGTTCAGGACATTCCCTAACCCTTTACGTTTTGCTCTTTTACCCTTTACATCCGATTAATCCGTTCGCCCTGAGCTAGTCGAAGGGCGTGTTTCGTGCAATACGTTCATGGTTCGACAAGCTCACCACGAACGTATTATTCGGGACGGGCCTGTTCCCCAAGCCGTGCAATTCTGTCACGAGCTGTTGTTGTGGCTGATTCTGCAGCTTAATAGGTTCTCACGATCGCGTCGCTTCACGGTAGGTGAGCGGGTCGAAGCCGGGTTGCTTGAGGTGCTGGAGCTATTGGTAGAAACGGCAGGAAAGTTCTTGGGAGGTTTCCTACGGTGTGAACATTTCCTGTAAGACTGCGAGAACGGCTGAGAGGGTGCTTGGAGCGATTCGCCCAACTCTTTTAACCAGGCGCTCGCTATCAACAGTCCGTATCTGGTCTATTGCGACAAACCCACTCCGATCACGGAATCGGCAACGAACACGCCAAAGATAGGCCTTACCTCCTGTGGTCATGGGCGCCACGATAACCGTCCGCAAATGCTGATTGAGCTCATCGGGGGAAATAACGAGGCAGGGTCGTGTTTTTCTGATCTCACTCCCTCGAGTAGGATCGAGTTCAATCAGATACACGTCGCCGCGGGTAGGGGTAGTTGGAGCTATCACCATTTCCACTCTTTCTTATCGAACTGAGTGGGTACCGGGGGATCAAGAAGCTGATCGTCATCGTGCTCCCGCATGCGCCGGGCTGCGTCAGCCCAACCGGCTCGTGGCTGTGATGACCTTGATATCAGAATTCGGCCTGGTTCAGCCTGAAGCTCTACTTCATCTTCAAGCTGGGCTTCTTGGAGCAATATTTTTGGAAGACGGATTCCCCTGGAATTACCGATTCTGACGATATGGGCTTTCATGGTAGGTCTCCAGATGGACATACATTGTAATCACATTTTCTGCCATAAGCAAATGAAGAGTATCTGTCGATGACAGGGGGAGGTGAGCCTCAATAACGAAATGGGAACAATGACACTTATCCGAACAGCTCCATCTGCGCCGGTTGGGAGGATTCAACATTCAAGACTGGTGCAGCTGGGGTGGAGGCTGTGCTGGTCGGTTCAGCTGGTTTGGTGTTCTTGTCTAAGAATTCCTTCAGCTTCTTGAAATCCTCTTTCAACGTGGGAAGCAGATTGCCTTGGTGCAGCGCTGCGGCCGGGTGTAGGAGCGGAAAGAGGACAAACTCTTTCAGGTAGAACGCTTGTGCTTTGACTTTAGTGATCCCGACTTTGCGTTCCAGTAGGGTCTGTGTGGCCCAGTTTCCTAACGTACAGACCAGTGTTGGTTTGATCAATTGGATTTGCTGCAACAGAAACGGTTTGCACGTTTCGACTTCATCCTGTTCAGGATCTCGGTTATTCGGTGGCCGGCACTTGATCACATTCGCAATGTAGATCTGGTCTCGCGAGAGTTCTGCCGATGCCAGCAGATCGTTCAGCAGCTTGCCCGCCGCCCCCACAAATGGCTCGCCCTTCTGATCTTCGTTGAAACCTGGCGCTTCTCCGACAAACATGATACTTGCGTGAGGATTGCCGACGCCGAAGACAACTTGGCTGCGCCCCAACTTCGCCAGTTTGCAGCGCTGGCAATCATGAAGCGAGTCGGCAAGTTCTTGGAGAGGTGCGAGCGTCATCTGCGATCACCGTGAACGAATGGTAGCGGTATCTTAGAAATTGGCGAGTCGGGATGTCAATCACGATCATGAGCGCAAAGAATAGGAGAAGCGGCCATGAAACGTATGAACCTAGCCAGTATGTTGCTGCTGATGTTCTCGACGATGGCGGCTGCGGCCTCCGTGGAACTGGTGGCGTTTGCGGACAAGGATTTCTGTGAGAAGGTGGCCAGACTGTCGGGAGCCCGGTTCCTGTTCGAAAGCCGCCTGTCGCAAACGGTGCAGTGGGAGGCTATTGATCTGAAAGGGGATGGTCCCGCGGTAAGGCGCTGTTCGAGCCTCGACAAGACAATCCTCGATCTGGACAATGATGGACGCAAGGATTTGGTGGTGAAGACCACGTTCTGTATGAAAGGGGATCCGAGTGACAGCCTCTATATCTTTCCAGCCGAGAGCGCTGTCCTAGAAGACACGAGTTGGTTAGATTTGAGTCCTCTCTTGGCGGCTCACGACAAGTTCGAACGGACTGGAGGCGTCTATCCACTGACGGCGCTGGAGTTTGACAAAGGCCAGTCGTCTCCCGCGTTGACGACCACGTTCTCTGTTCACCCGTTCATACTTGATGGCACCACCTATGTGGGACTGACAGATGGTAGGCGAGAGTGGCTCGTGGTGGCGAAGTATAGGGGGAAGGAACGACTTGAAGATGTGTGTTATCTGCGCTCGGCTAATTGAGACGGTAGCCTTTGGCTGAGAGACAGGTGTCCCGCATGGCGTTCATCATGGAAAGGCCATGTAGGGCGCGGGCATGGTCGGCTGGGTTTTGAGGGCCAGGACTAAAGGGGAATGGGGAACTCTGGCTATAGAAGTATTGCTCGTTGGCCAACCTCGCTTTGTACTCGCATTCCATATAGTCCCGCTCGACGTCATAGCGGGTGAGTCCACTTGGGTGACTGCCACGCTCGTACGGACTTGGTGCGCAACCGAACGCCGACAAGAGAAGAATAATCAGAAGGCCTCTGTACGGTATTATCATCAGGAATTGATACCATCTACAGGCAGAGAGATCAATCCGGGTTATCAACACGACCTATGATGGTCTCCACGCATCGACGGCTGCTGATCACTGCGCTTTCAAGATTGGTCGGCCATCCGGTGTCGGTCCAGGCTCCCGCGACGAGCATGTTCCGGATCGGACTCCGCTGCAGGGGGCGGAGCCGTGCCGTTCCCGGTACGAGTGAGAGACTCGCATGGGGTTCTCCAATGATGTTATGAGTGAGGATGTCTTCAGGGCCCATGTTTGAGAACACTCGTAGTAGCTCCCCGATGGCAGTGTGTTTCACCTGGTCATCATTCCCGTTCTCCAGCAAACTGGCCGTGGTGGAAAGCCGACAGACGATTTCCTCAGGTTTAGCCTGTGTGACGGTGAGCTGGTAGAAGGGGTGTCCTGTCAACAAAACGAGTCGCGGTGTTTGAGTCGATGACCGGCACGTTACCTGGACGACGAGCTCACCGAGATCGGTCAGATCCGGCATGTGGGCGAAGTAGGCCAACCGGGTCAATAACCGCTCCGGTAGCAGGGCACGCAACCGTTGATGCGGCAACGCGAGAATGTACCACTGCGCGTGTAATGTCGTGCCGTCGTGCAACCTCACATCTCGCATCCTGTTTTCATCGAAACGGAGCAGTGGAAGGTCTGTCAGCGTACGACACTCTATGCGATCGTGAGGCAGCGATTGTTTCATGGGCGCCAGGAATCTCTCCTCGATGGACCCGGATACAGAGGTGAGCCTGGCATCTGAGGCCTCGCTTAGAAATATGGTCGACAGCAAGTGCACAAAGGTGGCGGCTGAGAGGCGAGCAAGATCGTTTCCCGTCAGCCAATGAGCCAGGCGCCCCCAAACCCGTTCCCGCGCCTCGAGGCTCTGCCCGATTGCGGCGAGCCATTCGTCCGCGTTTCGATTCTCCAGATCAACCGGAAGGGTCTGTGCCTGTTCCCAGATCTGCTCGACGTGTGAGAACAGTCTCCACCGGTCTTGCCAAGCCAGGCCTTGGAAGCTGAAAAGACTCATCATCCATCGAAACGCTCCGGGAAGTCGAGCCGACTGGTAGGACACGTGACGTCCATCAGACAGCCGAAACTCGAGTGGAATAGATTGGTCTAGTCGTGGTGATTCTTGCCGATTCAGCGCGTGAAGAAGTCGGTGGCTTTCTCGGTAGCATCCCAACAGCACCGGTACCGGGTCGGACGGATTGAGCCAGAACCCATCGCGCCATTCGGGGTGATCGAGGAGCGTGACGTGGTAGTGTTCTCGGCGTAAATGATAGGCGACGGTCAGACCGGCTAGACCGGCGCCGAGGATGAGGACGGTTTGTGAGGCTGGAGCGGTCACGAGTAGCGGGAACGGAGCCAAATCCGTAAGGCGATGAGTAACCGTTGTGTGGTGGATAAACTGATCCGCGATCCGAAGACCTGATAGTTTGATCGTTCGATGTGATCCAAAATTCGGCTATAAATGCCACGCATGATTTCTGCGACCGTCAGTGCCCGGCGTTCTGCGGGGGGCAGGGCTTTGAGCGCGGCATCGGCTCGCTGGTAGTAATGGTGGGCGCGGGACGCCTCATATTCCATCAACGCACGGAATTCCGGTGAGTAGTTCTGATTGAGCATGGATTTTTCTGCATAGTTCCACTTCTTCAAGTCTTCGAGGGGAAGGTAAATACGACGTTCCTGGGCATCGGCACCAACGTCGCGAAGAATGTTCGTCAGCTGGAAGGCCATGCCGAGTGCCACCGCGTAGTCTTGTGCCCGGGCGGATGTGACGCCGAAGATGTGCAGACAAATGAGACCGACGACGGAAGCCACGCGGTAACAGTAGAGCGATAGTTCGTCGAAGGTGACGTAGCGATTGTTGAAAAGATCCATCTCGACGCCTTTGATCAACTCTTCAAAGTAGGCTTTAGGGATCCCCATTGATTTCACATGGTGGGCGAGACTCACCATGATCGGTGTTGTCGGGGTCCCTGAATAGGCGGCGTCAAGTTCGTTCCGCCAATGGGCTAGCTCATCTTTTGGGTTGGTCCCGGCAGCTGGTTCGTCCACGGCGCTGTCGATGGCCTTACAAAAGGCATAGACGGTATACATGGCTTCGCGTTTGGTTTTGGGAAGGAAGAGGAATGAATAGTAAAAGTTGCTCCCACTGTTCTTGGTGTAGGCCGTGCAATAGGCCTGTGCTTCAGCGGCCTTCATGACGCGCTGCCTCCAATCAGAATCGAAGCCTCAAGTTTGACGGCGTTGACGGGGTCGATCCCGTGAGCTGGACGTGGATGCAGAATCGAGTCCAGCAATTCGACACCATCGACCAGTCGTGGGCCTGGACGGCTGAAATAGGAAGCGGCATCCACCACGTAGAGATTCGGCCACCGCTCACAGGCCTGTCGCCATGTTTCTTGAGTCGGCCCGCTCTGTCTGAGTTCATTGATGGTGTGATCGACCGAAAAGCCGCAGGGCATGAGGATGACGATATCGGGGTGAGCGGCGTCCACTTCTTGCCATGTCGTTTCGCGCGAGGGGCTATCTGAAGACCCGAGTGCATTATCTCCACCGGCCAAGTCTATCATTTCCGGAACCCAATGCCCTGCCACGTATAATGGGTCAAGCCATTCGAGGCAGGCGACACGAGGACGAGACTGTCTATTCAGGTTCTTCAGCTTGATCCTGTCCAAACGATGCTGAAGCTCCTTAGCGAGGGTCTGTCCATTCTCGGGTCGGTCGACGGCTGCGGCGATCCGCTCAATGTCATGGATCATCTCTTCGAGGGTCGTCGGGCTCAACGTGAGGATTGCAGGGGGAAGGGGAAGAGATGCGACGGCACGCGTGAGTTGGCCTGGGGTGACGGCGCAGACGTGACAGAGCTCTTGAGTCACGATGATATCCGGACGGGCCTGGTGGAATGCCATCTCATTCAGGCGATATAACGAACTCCCCGATGCGACTCGTTCTTTAACCTGCTGATCGATCGCGGCGCTTGTGCTCCGGTGGGTCTCAACGAGAGGTTCAATCATCACCGGAACGTTTCGAATGGAGAGAGGGAAATCGCACTCATGGCTGATACCGACGAGCTGGTCGGCCAAACCGAGTGAAGCGATCACTTCTGTTGCACCGGGAACCAATGAGCAGATTCTCATCATGGTCGTACGCCTATGTCGGCCACAAGCGAGCGCGCACATCCATCAGACGTGTGTCGCGCAAGTTATGGCTGATGGCATCGGCTTCATGTAAGTCTTGTACGGTATGCGTATTGGCCACGGCTAACACTTTCATGCCTGCAGATTTCGCTGCTCGGATACCGGGACGGGAATCTTCAATGACCAAACAAGATGCCGGTGAGAGCAATGCGGTGCCCTGTTGCCGGTTCATTCCGGCCAGCGCATGCACAAACGGCTCAGGATTCGGCTTGCCGTGAGTCACATCTTCGGCGCTGGTAATGTGACAAAACGCCTTTCGGAGCCCGATGTGCTCCAATACCAGCTCAATCTCCACTCGTAATGCGCCTGAGGCGATGGCAACAGGATAGGTTGCGGCCGCTTCTTCAATAAACTCTTTGACGCCTGGGAAAATGACCACATGGTCCTTGATCGAGGCCAAATACGCGGAGGCCTTCTTAGCCATGAGGCTCTCAACGAGCGAGGGGGTCGCTGGGATCTGGTTGACGCGCAGCGCCTCCAGAAAACATCCTCGATCGTCGAATCCGAGATAGGTGGCGTAATAGTCGTCTTCCGTTAAATCGATGTGGATTTCCGCCAGCGTTCGACGCAACCCTTCAAAGTGCAGCGGTTCACTGTCGGCGATCACACCGTCAAAATCGAAGATTACGGCCTGCATGGGGTCCTGAGGCTTGTGATGTGCCATCTCTATGTCGGAAGTATGAACGGGCGGCATTATAGCACAGAGGATGGTGATGCGATGACCATCCTCTGTGTGCGAGCTGTATTCTGGAAACCGAGTGGCTCAGGGTTTCAGTTTCAGCTGGCGTTCGGGCAGCCAGCCTTTGGTGCCGTAGTCGCTGCGTAAGGAGTAGACCCAGCCAGTTTCTTGAAGATCCCCGTCAAGCACGGTCATGACCGTGCCCGGTGGAATGGCTGGCCCTGGCTGAACTCCCTCTGCATCCTTGGCGAGCACGACTTTCTCTCCTGAAGCGACAGGGTTCGGTAGCACGCTGACTCGTTGTCCCTCACCGAACAGCGGAGGCGGCGTATTGGTGATCGGTGCCTCGGAGGCTGGCGGCGGTGTGAGTGTGACGTCTCCCGTGGTCGATGGGCTGGGGACCGTTGGGGCAGAGGGCGGCATCGGAACAGGGGCTGCAGGCGCTATGGCGGCCTGCGGTACCTCGGTCGGTGCGACGGCTGGCGGTGCCGTTGGAGTCGCTTCCATAGGTTGAGGCGGCGGCGCTATTGGTGCAGGCTTGGGCAGCACCGGCTGTTGTGCAACTGGGGTCGGAGCCGGCGGTGTCGATGTCTCGCCGAGCAGCGGCTCGATGTACTCCATGACCATCTCTGGTTCCATCGCGACGTAAGCACCGCCGCCGATCAACACCAGCAACAGCACCCACAAGAGGGGACGTCCGCTCGATTGTTTGGGTGGTTTCTTCGGAGACGGCGAACGGACGGTGGTCGTCTGCTCGAGTTCTTCTTCCGTGAATTCCAGATCCGGTTCAGGTTGGCGAGCAAAGAAGAGGTTCCAAGTCAGAGGACTACCGCCCAACGATGGGCTTCCTGCGAATGCAAACATC
The nucleotide sequence above comes from Nitrospira sp.. Encoded proteins:
- a CDS encoding cobalamin-binding protein; protein product: MMRICSLVPGATEVIASLGLADQLVGISHECDFPLSIRNVPVMIEPLVETHRSTSAAIDQQVKERVASGSSLYRLNEMAFHQARPDIIVTQELCHVCAVTPGQLTRAVASLPLPPAILTLSPTTLEEMIHDIERIAAAVDRPENGQTLAKELQHRLDRIKLKNLNRQSRPRVACLEWLDPLYVAGHWVPEMIDLAGGDNALGSSDSPSRETTWQEVDAAHPDIVILMPCGFSVDHTINELRQSGPTQETWRQACERWPNLYVVDAASYFSRPGPRLVDGVELLDSILHPRPAHGIDPVNAVKLEASILIGGSAS
- a CDS encoding HAD family phosphatase; translated protein: MQAVIFDFDGVIADSEPLHFEGLRRTLAEIHIDLTEDDYYATYLGFDDRGCFLEALRVNQIPATPSLVESLMAKKASAYLASIKDHVVIFPGVKEFIEEAAATYPVAIASGALRVEIELVLEHIGLRKAFCHITSAEDVTHGKPNPEPFVHALAGMNRQQGTALLSPASCLVIEDSRPGIRAAKSAGMKVLAVANTHTVQDLHEADAISHNLRDTRLMDVRARLWPT